In Bryobacteraceae bacterium, the following proteins share a genomic window:
- a CDS encoding agmatine deiminase family protein has product MAVRQRGWVMKYLYLVFLAPLQLAAAGPAVDLVQASLSGDFPEATARRAIRFACSYRKQDLAPFFTSRQMPFEERLVRERDGRWCHVFFEPSIPGFRVHPDNHRVTELFMDMEKFSFLGLRSAKVGDSLDIAKQLLPLLPRRMTVHFGLPFKVEAKWFDAARQFHFPKVDHDLLLRDNQSDETNPWVQDYMKSGSANGVERILVTRTAYEGREANGDLYRPLLDSLSEERFRRSQLSWEGGDIQFVAHPKNPQRTVMLYGDSAATYWGYDITPAEYQYILKREFGADDAVDLSALVPHVDYLVCALPEDNIILLAEPMRENFEIARAALDVLMQHFDVKQPDELKDLNRLMSSREEAFGPNRKEIRKAIERARKTEENWPIQIDGAFARRLEKYVSENCGRDPTDCVKPAGFNRLLGENRQMLEDWLMAGTRLREKEGLARAVLSVIESNLPGYPVPTQPVIDARAAELQALGYRVIRIPRIGGRGGKGGWPGISYANSAVIGNVLFLPQFGFGAPEIAIYEKLRQQLPPKYKVAAVFARHMLVRNGGVHCVLAFVRSGESGP; this is encoded by the coding sequence TTGGCCGTTCGACAGCGCGGCTGGGTGATGAAGTACCTTTACCTTGTTTTCCTGGCCCCTCTGCAACTGGCCGCCGCCGGGCCAGCCGTGGACCTCGTCCAGGCTTCCCTCTCGGGTGACTTCCCCGAAGCCACCGCCAGGCGCGCCATCCGCTTCGCCTGCTCCTACCGGAAACAAGACTTGGCGCCGTTTTTCACCTCGCGCCAGATGCCTTTCGAAGAGCGTCTCGTCCGCGAACGCGACGGCCGCTGGTGTCATGTGTTCTTTGAACCGTCCATCCCCGGCTTTCGCGTCCACCCCGACAATCACCGGGTCACCGAACTGTTCATGGATATGGAGAAGTTTAGCTTCCTTGGGCTGCGGTCGGCCAAGGTGGGCGATTCGCTCGACATAGCCAAGCAGTTGCTCCCGCTGCTCCCGCGCCGCATGACGGTCCACTTCGGTCTCCCGTTCAAGGTCGAAGCGAAGTGGTTCGACGCGGCTCGCCAGTTCCATTTCCCCAAGGTCGATCACGACCTCCTCCTCCGCGATAACCAGTCCGACGAAACCAACCCCTGGGTACAGGACTACATGAAATCCGGTTCCGCCAACGGCGTGGAGCGCATCCTGGTGACGCGCACGGCGTACGAGGGCCGCGAGGCCAACGGCGATCTCTACCGGCCGCTGCTCGATTCGCTGAGCGAAGAGCGGTTCCGCCGGTCCCAGTTGTCCTGGGAGGGCGGCGACATCCAATTTGTAGCGCATCCGAAGAACCCGCAGCGCACGGTGATGCTTTACGGCGATTCGGCCGCCACCTATTGGGGCTACGACATCACACCCGCCGAGTATCAGTACATCCTGAAACGGGAGTTCGGCGCCGACGACGCGGTGGATCTGAGCGCGCTCGTGCCGCACGTCGACTACCTCGTCTGCGCGCTGCCGGAAGACAACATCATCCTGCTCGCCGAGCCGATGCGGGAAAACTTCGAGATCGCCCGCGCCGCCCTCGACGTCCTGATGCAGCACTTCGACGTCAAGCAGCCGGATGAGCTGAAGGATCTCAATCGCCTGATGTCGTCGAGGGAAGAGGCATTCGGCCCCAACCGCAAGGAAATCCGGAAGGCGATCGAACGCGCGCGGAAGACCGAGGAGAACTGGCCGATCCAGATCGACGGAGCATTCGCCCGCCGGCTGGAGAAGTACGTTTCCGAGAATTGCGGCAGGGACCCCACCGATTGCGTCAAACCCGCCGGATTCAACCGCCTCCTGGGTGAGAACCGGCAGATGCTCGAGGACTGGTTGATGGCCGGTACGCGGCTCCGCGAAAAGGAAGGGTTGGCCCGGGCCGTGCTCTCCGTCATCGAGAGCAACTTGCCCGGCTACCCTGTGCCGACGCAGCCCGTGATCGACGCGCGCGCGGCCGAACTGCAAGCCCTCGGCTACCGGGTCATACGGATTCCCCGTATCGGCGGCCGCGGCGGCAAGGGCGGCTGGCCGGGCATCAGCTACGCGAACTCCGCCGTCATCGGGAATGTCCTCTTCCTGCCCCAGTTCGGGTTCGGAGCCCCGGAGATCGCCATTTACGAAAAGCTCCGCCAGCAGCTCCCGCCGAAGTACAAAGTGGCGGCCGTCTTTGCCCGGCATATGCTCGTTCGCAACGGCGGAGTGCACTGCGTGCTCGCGTTCGTCCGGTCCGGCGAGTCCGGGCCGTGA
- a CDS encoding diguanylate cyclase — protein MLSAAKSNAFAGTLVGLGLLGLILNLGWTDGFGSPRFLTYLSAAVVCSALSVKNASLQGPVTLNVIFIVLGLVELSAVETITLGCTPALLQLLLVRRENTSWKQVAVTLGSLAAAIASSGFAYRSLLPASTGNIHLRLALATVTFFVMNTFPSAAATGLAEGRRFSTVWRENYQWTFPYYVVGAAMSGIVHLTAGSELSGTITLLVIPVVYLIYRSYHLQATAAEQQRRHGEMVTQLYHRSIEGLALAVEARDSDTRAHLVRVQSYSVAVAERMGLDRQQIEALRVGSILHDVGKMAVPEYILSKPGRLTPEEFNKVKTHAVIGAEILTEMGFPEAVVDIVRHHHERWDGSGYPMGLAGDAIPVGARILAATDSLDALSSDRDYRRAYPLDRAMAMLEAEAGRSYDPQVVRVLQSCYREAAEQARQAKGVGAMTRALDAGDSTAQPGAGFEAGGVRVAETLEDSLASVAAARREGRLLLELSQGLVGATDAGEVYPRVAACLANLVQFDCVAVFLPSGDTLEAAYAEGDGAVYLWSLRSACGDGLTGWVAQERKAILNGNPSVEPQLSAEAQAELAGWSVIASPLEAQEYAAGVLAVYRKRVDGFTVDDLRVLRRVASVAELALENARRFQTAAQLAKTDHLTELANSRALFEALDREIARSRELAGRFGVVVCDLDHFKQVNDTRGHLAGDAVLRHVAQRMKAVSRDSDCVARMGGDEFVVVMPDMDGSAAATQLMRLLEAVRSAGVEETEGLALSMSTGLAVFPEDGADAVSLLAAADRRMYEAKTQRERTPSRYE, from the coding sequence ATGCTTTCGGCCGCCAAATCGAACGCGTTTGCTGGGACGCTGGTCGGTCTCGGACTGCTCGGGTTGATCTTGAACCTTGGCTGGACGGACGGGTTCGGGTCGCCCCGCTTCCTGACCTATCTGTCGGCGGCCGTGGTGTGTTCCGCGCTGAGCGTGAAGAACGCTTCGCTCCAGGGTCCGGTCACGCTGAACGTGATCTTTATCGTGCTGGGCCTGGTGGAGTTGAGCGCGGTGGAAACGATCACGCTCGGATGCACCCCAGCCCTGCTGCAGTTGCTGTTGGTCCGGCGCGAGAACACGTCGTGGAAGCAGGTGGCGGTAACGCTGGGTTCGCTGGCGGCGGCGATCGCGAGCTCGGGATTCGCCTACCGGTCCCTGTTGCCGGCGTCGACCGGAAACATCCACTTGCGGCTGGCGTTGGCGACGGTGACGTTCTTCGTAATGAATACGTTCCCTTCGGCCGCGGCGACAGGCCTAGCGGAGGGGCGGCGGTTTTCGACGGTGTGGCGCGAGAACTACCAGTGGACGTTCCCGTACTACGTGGTCGGGGCGGCGATGTCCGGCATCGTCCACCTGACGGCGGGAAGTGAGCTCAGCGGAACGATTACGCTGCTCGTCATCCCCGTGGTCTACCTGATCTACCGTTCGTACCATCTGCAGGCGACCGCGGCGGAGCAACAACGGCGCCACGGCGAAATGGTGACGCAGTTGTATCACCGGAGCATCGAGGGGTTGGCGCTGGCGGTGGAGGCACGCGATTCCGACACGCGGGCGCACCTGGTGCGAGTGCAGAGCTACTCGGTGGCGGTGGCCGAGCGGATGGGACTGGATCGGCAGCAGATCGAAGCCTTGCGGGTCGGTTCGATCCTGCACGACGTCGGGAAGATGGCCGTGCCCGAGTACATCCTCTCCAAGCCCGGAAGGCTGACTCCCGAAGAGTTCAACAAAGTGAAAACGCACGCCGTGATCGGGGCCGAGATCCTCACGGAGATGGGTTTTCCGGAAGCCGTTGTGGACATCGTGCGGCATCATCATGAGCGCTGGGACGGCAGCGGCTACCCGATGGGTCTGGCGGGCGACGCGATCCCGGTCGGGGCGCGCATCCTCGCCGCCACCGATTCGTTGGACGCGCTGAGCTCCGACCGCGACTACCGGCGCGCCTACCCCCTTGACCGGGCGATGGCGATGCTCGAAGCCGAGGCCGGACGAAGCTACGATCCGCAAGTGGTGCGCGTGCTGCAATCGTGCTACCGGGAGGCGGCCGAGCAGGCGCGGCAGGCGAAGGGAGTGGGTGCAATGACCCGCGCTCTTGACGCCGGCGACAGCACGGCGCAGCCGGGTGCGGGCTTCGAGGCCGGTGGAGTGCGCGTGGCCGAAACGCTCGAGGATTCGCTGGCATCGGTGGCGGCGGCCAGGCGCGAGGGCCGCCTGTTGCTCGAACTGTCGCAGGGGTTGGTGGGCGCCACGGACGCCGGGGAGGTGTATCCGCGTGTAGCGGCCTGTCTGGCCAATCTGGTGCAATTCGACTGCGTGGCGGTATTTCTGCCGTCGGGAGACACCCTGGAAGCAGCGTACGCCGAGGGTGATGGGGCCGTCTATCTCTGGTCGCTGCGATCGGCCTGCGGCGACGGGCTCACGGGGTGGGTGGCCCAGGAGCGGAAGGCGATCCTGAACGGGAATCCGTCGGTGGAGCCGCAGCTTTCCGCCGAAGCGCAGGCGGAACTGGCCGGGTGGAGCGTGATTGCCTCTCCGCTTGAGGCGCAGGAGTACGCCGCGGGGGTGCTGGCGGTGTACCGGAAGCGCGTCGACGGGTTCACGGTGGACGACCTGCGCGTTCTACGGCGGGTGGCTTCGGTGGCTGAACTGGCGCTCGAGAACGCGCGGCGGTTTCAAACCGCGGCCCAACTGGCCAAGACCGACCATCTGACCGAACTGGCCAATTCGCGCGCGCTGTTCGAGGCCCTGGACCGGGAGATCGCCCGCAGCCGGGAGTTGGCGGGGCGGTTCGGCGTTGTCGTTTGCGACCTCGATCACTTCAAGCAGGTGAACGATACGCGCGGTCATCTGGCCGGCGACGCCGTTCTGCGCCACGTTGCCCAGCGAATGAAAGCGGTTTCGCGGGACTCCGACTGTGTCGCCCGGATGGGCGGCGACGAGTTCGTGGTGGTGATGCCGGACATGGACGGATCAGCGGCGGCGACGCAACTGATGCGGTTGCTCGAGGCGGTACGGTCGGCCGGCGTAGAGGAGACCGAAGGACTGGCCTTGTCGATGAGCACGGGACTGGCGGTGTTTCCCGAGGACGGCGCCGATGCCGTGTCCCTGCTGGCGGCGGCGGACCGGCGGATGTATGAAGCCAAGACCCAGCGCGAGCGGACTCCGTCCCGATACGAATAG
- a CDS encoding DUF1501 domain-containing protein: MLSIPGKPGRNCDGWSRRELVRAGGLSLLGLSLPDFLRTEAAAAARTDSKIQARAKQVVMIFLQGGPSHIDIWDPKPEAPANIRGEFKAIKTKVDGIQVSETMPMLAEAMDKVTLIRSMSYTPVGLFNHTAAMYQMMTGWAPDKVSPSGQLEPPSPRDFPHMGCHIGHMLPPEGPMLPFVEMPRPLQESSVIGKGGAAGFLGKAHDPYRLYQDPNKPIRLDDLSLRKEVSPDRLKDRFDLLKGINGSMKDLEKAVDSYALDDYYAKAFDLVLSGKARDAFDLNKESTAARERYGRHTFGQSLLMARRLIEAGTRFVQVNWPSVANGNPETDAWDTHAANFGPLKNLHCPKLDRALSGFLEDMDQRGLLKETLVICTGEFGRSPKLGVSTSGNVNSPDGRDHWPYCYTAVVAGAGVRRGYQYGASDATASAPSEKAVHPMDLVATIYYSLGIDPHMEVLNDLKQPRALVEGTPVTGLFA; the protein is encoded by the coding sequence ATGCTGTCGATACCAGGAAAACCAGGGCGCAACTGCGACGGTTGGTCGCGGCGCGAACTCGTCCGCGCCGGAGGCCTGAGCCTCCTCGGATTGAGTCTGCCCGACTTCCTCCGCACGGAAGCCGCCGCAGCCGCCCGTACGGACTCCAAGATCCAGGCCCGCGCCAAGCAGGTGGTCATGATCTTCCTCCAGGGCGGACCCAGCCACATCGACATCTGGGACCCCAAGCCCGAAGCCCCGGCCAATATCCGCGGTGAATTCAAGGCCATCAAGACCAAGGTCGACGGCATTCAAGTATCGGAAACCATGCCCATGCTCGCCGAGGCGATGGACAAGGTAACCCTCATCCGGTCGATGTCGTACACCCCGGTCGGCCTGTTCAACCACACCGCCGCGATGTACCAGATGATGACTGGCTGGGCGCCGGACAAAGTATCCCCCTCCGGCCAGCTTGAGCCTCCGTCTCCCCGCGATTTCCCGCATATGGGCTGCCACATCGGCCACATGCTGCCGCCCGAAGGCCCAATGCTCCCCTTCGTCGAAATGCCGCGGCCGCTCCAGGAATCCAGCGTCATCGGCAAGGGCGGCGCGGCCGGCTTCCTCGGCAAGGCGCATGACCCCTACCGGCTCTATCAGGACCCCAACAAGCCCATCCGCCTCGACGACCTCTCTCTCCGCAAGGAAGTCTCCCCGGATCGGCTAAAGGATCGCTTCGATCTGCTCAAGGGCATCAACGGCTCCATGAAGGATCTCGAAAAGGCCGTCGATTCCTACGCCCTCGACGACTACTACGCCAAGGCCTTCGATCTCGTGCTCTCCGGAAAGGCGCGCGACGCTTTCGACCTCAACAAGGAGTCCACTGCCGCCCGTGAACGTTACGGCCGTCACACCTTCGGACAAAGCCTGCTGATGGCGCGCCGCCTCATTGAGGCCGGGACGCGTTTCGTCCAGGTCAACTGGCCCTCGGTGGCCAACGGCAATCCGGAAACCGACGCCTGGGATACCCACGCCGCCAATTTCGGACCCTTGAAGAACCTCCACTGCCCCAAGCTCGATCGCGCGCTTTCCGGCTTCCTCGAGGACATGGATCAGCGCGGGCTGCTCAAGGAAACACTCGTGATCTGCACCGGTGAGTTCGGGCGCAGTCCGAAGCTCGGCGTCAGCACCTCGGGCAACGTGAATTCGCCCGATGGCCGCGACCACTGGCCGTACTGCTATACCGCCGTCGTAGCCGGCGCGGGCGTCCGCCGCGGATATCAATACGGGGCCAGCGACGCCACTGCGTCGGCGCCCAGCGAAAAGGCCGTCCACCCGATGGATCTCGTGGCGACCATCTACTATTCGCTCGGCATCGACCCGCATATGGAAGTCCTCAACGACCTCAAACAGCCCCGCGCGCTCGTCGAGGGCACGCCCGTCACCGGCCTGTTCGCCTGA
- a CDS encoding twin-arginine translocase TatA/TatE family subunit, which produces MRSLGVPELVIILAVAVLLFGGKKIPEVAKGLGEGIKNFKNALKGDEVKAEEKKQA; this is translated from the coding sequence ATGAGAAGTCTTGGCGTTCCCGAGCTCGTAATCATCCTCGCAGTCGCCGTACTGTTGTTCGGCGGAAAGAAAATTCCCGAGGTTGCCAAAGGCTTGGGCGAAGGCATCAAAAACTTCAAGAACGCCCTCAAGGGCGATGAAGTGAAGGCGGAAGAAAAGAAGCAGGCGTAG
- a CDS encoding NAD-dependent epimerase/dehydratase family protein, with protein sequence MTLIVILGCGFTGRRVARLLAAADERVVATAHRSAPATEGVGFVTFEAADPAAVAGLAETLSAPVRVLHSLPPMGNEPVTPLVAPVLKRAERVVYLSTTGVYGDQGLVDETTPPAPRIERERVRVAEEEAVRGLCGSWAILRPAAIYGPGRGVHVSLREGRHRLWGDGSNYISRIHVDDLARITAAAVLGDITGAWPVADDEPCPAIEITRYCAGLLGIAAPEPSGVLPPEDTRSANRRVDGRAIRRALGVDLRYPGYREGIAAAMAAERASGA encoded by the coding sequence TTGACATTGATCGTCATTCTCGGTTGCGGGTTCACCGGGCGGCGCGTGGCCCGGCTGTTGGCGGCGGCGGACGAACGCGTGGTGGCGACCGCCCATCGTTCCGCGCCGGCGACCGAAGGCGTAGGGTTCGTTACCTTCGAAGCGGCGGACCCGGCGGCGGTCGCCGGCCTCGCGGAAACGCTCTCCGCGCCGGTCCGGGTGCTGCACTCCCTGCCGCCGATGGGAAACGAACCCGTGACACCGCTCGTTGCGCCTGTCCTCAAGCGGGCGGAGCGGGTGGTGTATCTGTCGACCACGGGTGTATACGGCGACCAGGGCCTGGTGGACGAAACCACGCCGCCGGCGCCGCGGATCGAGCGGGAGCGGGTGCGGGTGGCGGAGGAGGAGGCCGTGCGGGGGCTGTGCGGATCGTGGGCGATTCTGCGTCCAGCGGCGATCTATGGACCGGGACGGGGCGTTCACGTGTCGCTGCGCGAGGGCCGGCACCGGCTGTGGGGGGACGGCTCGAACTACATCTCGCGGATTCACGTCGATGACCTGGCTCGGATCACCGCGGCCGCTGTGCTGGGAGATATCACCGGAGCGTGGCCGGTAGCCGACGATGAGCCATGCCCGGCGATCGAAATCACCCGCTACTGTGCCGGGCTGCTTGGCATTGCCGCGCCGGAGCCTTCGGGCGTGCTGCCGCCGGAAGATACCCGGTCGGCGAACCGGCGCGTGGACGGGCGGGCGATCCGCCGGGCGCTGGGCGTCGATCTGCGGTATCCCGGATACCGGGAAGGAATCGCCGCGGCGATGGCCGCCGAACGCGCTTCGGGGGCCTGA
- the recA gene encoding recombinase RecA has translation MALTQREQALNTAISSIDKQFGKGAILRLGSSQVQTVSVIPTGSIALDAALGVGGLPRGRVIEIYGPESSGKTTLALQAVAQCQKAGGTAAFIDAEHALDPTYAVRLGVDVDNLLVSQPDHGEQALEITAALTASNAVEIIVVDSVAALVPKAELEGEMGDSFMGLHARLMSQALRKLTGAVSRTGTCLIFINQVREKIGVVFGNPETTTGGRALKFYSTMRLDVRRIGAVKDGETVVGSRTKVKVVKNKVAPPFREVEVELIHGEGISLENELLELGAQKGLVEKSGSWYSRGGERMGQGREAARQFLREHGDVAARLEGELRTAFGLAGGEAREDARPPLAGLERPSRRAQTA, from the coding sequence TTGGCACTCACCCAGCGAGAACAGGCCCTGAACACGGCTATTTCATCCATCGACAAACAATTCGGCAAAGGCGCGATCCTGCGGCTCGGCTCGTCGCAGGTGCAAACGGTATCGGTGATCCCGACCGGCTCGATCGCCCTTGACGCGGCTCTCGGCGTGGGCGGGCTGCCGCGCGGCCGCGTCATTGAGATCTACGGACCGGAGTCGTCCGGCAAAACCACACTCGCGCTGCAGGCAGTTGCGCAGTGCCAGAAGGCAGGCGGAACGGCAGCCTTCATCGACGCCGAGCACGCGCTCGACCCGACTTACGCGGTCCGGCTCGGCGTGGACGTGGACAATCTTCTGGTTTCGCAGCCGGACCACGGAGAACAGGCGCTCGAAATCACGGCCGCCCTGACGGCGTCGAACGCCGTGGAGATCATCGTCGTCGATTCGGTGGCCGCGCTCGTGCCGAAGGCCGAACTGGAGGGTGAGATGGGCGACAGTTTCATGGGTCTGCACGCGCGTCTGATGTCGCAGGCGCTTCGGAAGCTCACCGGAGCGGTCTCGCGGACGGGTACGTGCCTTATCTTCATCAACCAGGTGCGCGAAAAGATCGGCGTGGTCTTCGGGAACCCGGAAACCACCACCGGGGGGCGCGCACTCAAGTTCTACTCGACGATGCGGCTCGACGTGCGGCGGATCGGCGCCGTGAAGGACGGCGAAACTGTCGTCGGGAGCCGGACCAAGGTGAAGGTGGTGAAGAACAAAGTCGCGCCGCCGTTCCGGGAGGTGGAGGTGGAGCTGATCCACGGCGAGGGGATCAGCCTGGAGAACGAATTGCTCGAGCTGGGCGCGCAGAAGGGGTTGGTGGAAAAGAGCGGCTCCTGGTACAGCCGGGGCGGGGAGCGGATGGGGCAGGGGCGCGAGGCGGCGCGACAGTTTCTGCGGGAGCATGGGGACGTGGCGGCGCGGCTCGAAGGGGAGCTGCGGACGGCGTTCGGACTGGCGGGCGGAGAAGCGCGCGAGGATGCGCGGCCGCCGCTGGCCGGTCTCGAAAGGCCCTCCAGACGGGCGCAAACGGCCTAA
- a CDS encoding HU family DNA-binding protein produces the protein MAEAKKMTQSQLIKKLAEGSGLSSKQVKGLLEAYTATIVSETKKNGVAVLPGIGRLVKVERKARMGRNPATGAAIKIPAKKVVKFRVAKSVKDAIVPPKKK, from the coding sequence ATGGCTGAAGCCAAGAAGATGACGCAATCGCAGTTGATCAAGAAGCTGGCCGAAGGCAGCGGGCTTTCGAGCAAGCAGGTGAAAGGTTTGCTCGAGGCCTACACGGCGACGATCGTCAGCGAGACGAAGAAGAACGGCGTGGCCGTGCTTCCCGGTATCGGCCGGCTGGTGAAGGTGGAGCGGAAGGCGCGTATGGGCCGGAACCCGGCGACGGGCGCGGCGATCAAGATCCCGGCCAAGAAGGTGGTGAAGTTCCGCGTGGCCAAGTCGGTGAAGGACGCGATCGTTCCGCCGAAGAAGAAATAG